A genomic region of Corallococcus macrosporus contains the following coding sequences:
- a CDS encoding DUF790 family protein, with the protein MLTRELLASRVREGILRPSFVKTHDPSLQALAKELLADAEAFRGQSRDDVEEAFSLKAGAFSRPKVARGLVKLLLDRLLFDEAGEGATEARWRTLLVGAKVLRTLSPDTTLEAYEARLTEALDAPLPDTREALYSDLPGNRKLLGWDGEALTPQGLLDRYNLALAQGPLLNARRLTLRARSPELLRVRKLLRWLKFCRLVAEVRRDGEDWSLEVEGPGAMLSLQKKYGLQLASFLSVVPVLERWELSAVLEDARKRSTLQLSHEDPLVSPLPAALGHVPPEVAALAQGFEDDAWALDLTPLPRHTGAAGLCVPDLTFRHRKTGQEVALELFHPWHAAPLSRRLAELRARPDAGLLLGVDRALAKESAERQVLEDHPQVVLFNGFPSVRKLRERLSRWDGAAEAG; encoded by the coding sequence GCACGACCCGTCCCTCCAGGCGCTCGCGAAGGAGCTGCTCGCGGACGCGGAGGCCTTCCGGGGCCAGAGCCGCGACGACGTGGAGGAGGCCTTCAGCCTCAAGGCCGGCGCGTTCAGCCGCCCCAAGGTCGCGCGCGGGCTGGTGAAGCTGCTGCTGGACCGGCTCCTCTTCGACGAGGCCGGCGAAGGCGCCACGGAGGCGCGCTGGCGCACGCTGCTCGTGGGCGCGAAGGTGCTGCGGACGCTCTCTCCAGACACGACGCTGGAGGCCTACGAAGCGCGCCTCACCGAGGCCTTGGACGCGCCACTGCCCGACACCCGCGAGGCGCTGTACTCGGACCTGCCCGGCAACCGGAAGCTGCTGGGCTGGGACGGCGAGGCGCTCACGCCACAGGGGCTCCTGGACCGCTACAACCTGGCGCTCGCGCAGGGGCCGCTGCTCAACGCCCGGCGCCTCACGCTGCGCGCCCGGTCGCCGGAGCTCTTGCGCGTGCGCAAGCTCCTGCGGTGGCTGAAGTTCTGCCGGCTGGTGGCGGAGGTCCGGCGCGACGGCGAGGACTGGTCCCTGGAGGTGGAGGGCCCTGGCGCGATGCTGTCCCTGCAGAAGAAGTACGGCCTGCAGCTCGCGAGCTTCCTCTCCGTGGTCCCCGTCCTGGAGCGCTGGGAGCTCTCCGCGGTGCTGGAGGACGCGCGCAAGCGCTCCACGCTCCAGCTCTCCCACGAGGATCCGCTGGTGTCCCCGCTGCCCGCCGCGCTGGGGCACGTGCCGCCGGAGGTGGCCGCGCTGGCGCAAGGCTTCGAGGATGACGCCTGGGCGCTGGACCTGACGCCCCTGCCCCGCCACACCGGCGCCGCCGGCCTGTGCGTGCCCGACCTCACCTTCCGCCACCGGAAGACGGGCCAGGAGGTCGCGCTGGAGCTGTTCCACCCGTGGCACGCGGCGCCGCTGTCACGCCGGCTGGCGGAGCTGCGCGCGCGCCCCGACGCGGGGCTGCTCCTGGGCGTGGACCGCGCGCTGGCGAAGGAGTCGGCGGAGCGGCAGGTGCTGGAGGATCACCCGCAGGTGGTGCTCTTCAACGGCTTTCCCTCCGTCCGGAAGCTGCGGGAGCGGCTGTCGCGCTGGGACGGCGCGGCGGAGGCCGGATGA